From Lysobacter auxotrophicus, the proteins below share one genomic window:
- a CDS encoding RNA polymerase sigma factor has protein sequence MLTVVTESLTDAPAVPDDGSEERSLVAAAARGEMRAFEALYRRHAGRVHGVIARLVGGHGARAEDLTQEAFVRAWQALPAFRFESSFSTWLHRLAVNTALMELRSRRSRPQDEGDSDEEIFDLIGSADSAGHTTALSMDLDRAVASLPPRARAVLVLYDVEGWKHEEIAAELGMAVGSSKAQLHRARNLLRDRLEAHG, from the coding sequence ATGCTGACCGTCGTGACCGAAAGCCTGACCGATGCCCCCGCCGTCCCCGACGACGGCAGCGAGGAGCGCAGCCTGGTGGCGGCGGCCGCGCGCGGCGAGATGCGGGCCTTCGAGGCGCTGTATCGCCGCCATGCCGGCCGCGTCCATGGCGTGATCGCCCGGCTGGTCGGCGGCCACGGCGCCCGTGCCGAGGACCTGACGCAGGAAGCCTTCGTCCGCGCGTGGCAGGCGTTGCCGGCGTTCCGGTTCGAGTCGTCGTTCTCGACCTGGCTGCACCGGCTGGCCGTCAACACCGCGCTGATGGAACTGCGCAGCCGCCGCAGCCGGCCTCAGGACGAGGGCGACTCGGACGAGGAAATCTTCGACCTGATCGGCAGCGCCGATTCGGCCGGACATACCACCGCGCTGTCCATGGACCTGGACCGCGCCGTCGCCAGCCTGCCGCCGCGCGCCCGCGCGGTGCTGGTCCTGTACGACGTGGAAGGCTGGAAGCACGAGGAGATCGCCGCCGAACTCGGCATGGCGGTCGGCAGTTCGAAAGCGCAATTGCATCGCGCGCGCAACCTGTTGCGCGACCGGTTGGAGGCACACGGATGA
- a CDS encoding TonB-dependent receptor domain-containing protein produces MTLKTTQLRDAITFALAVGSTAAAGTGIAFAQEGEKATTLDRIEVTGSRIKRADIETSQPIFSLSRDDITAQGLTSVGDVIQNITANGSTLNSTYNNGGNGETRVNLRNLGSNRTLVLVNGRRWVGGTGLGGAVDLNTIPTAAVERIEVLKDGASTIYGSDAIAGVVNVILRQNFEGAEANAYIGQFDKGDGTRQAYDFIIGTSGDRFSAMLGYGYVKEEPVMAGDRYISKEPTYTTGNFFGSGTSPNGRFGAGEGCQRQNAAGQLLWTRADGQPGFVTTPQFDEEGNELQARVARGAKLPGSALCVPGTLTYDGPGTAARPYVPGADAYNFAPENYLLTPQERRSVFGNASVDITDDIRFKTTVTYNERVSEQLLAAMPVTLGQPVAGTPAGTVVIDADNAYNPFGEDITRISRRTTETGGRSFNQDVRTFAMTAGLEGTLNFAEKYFDWEAGYFRGQNKANNTTFGLFNVEALRSALGPSFVDADGTLKCGTSADTVIDGCVPMNFLGGVGGITQEMLDYSTFTAHDEYSYTQQSYYANISGDLFALPGGPLGFSFGLEHRTEDGYDSPDALINSGSTTGNARTATAGGYKLDEAYLELAVPVLSDVPFAKLLDFSLATRYSDYSNFGDTLNSKFGFRWKPIEDLLVRGNWSEGFRAPSIAELFAGQADSFPTLSDPCNSSNFATLAPQAQAQCLAEGVPAGGYRQDSQQIRITVGGNPDLKPEKAESTTFGFVYSPSYVEGLDVSLDWWTIKIEDAITTIGGETIIQQCVDSGGAGQTCGLYTRQSDGNILTLINTTTNIGGTKVEGYDLTVGYRLPETAWGKFSFTWDTTYLAEQKDDIDGDGVYGEDNQLAPAIGQPLHYNEGGNLVGEYLQNDNKWRIRSNLMARWELGDWGATWSVRYYSSQDESCSPAYEEYGFGYLCTDGDRRIGIPTDANNNGVWDGTAGGDTIESILDPQHHIGATTYHDVSVYWNAPWNAKIAIGVNNLFDKNPPIVLNAFANTFDPQYELPGQFIYFRYSQKF; encoded by the coding sequence ATGACCTTGAAGACCACCCAGCTCCGCGACGCGATCACCTTCGCGCTCGCCGTGGGCTCCACCGCGGCGGCCGGTACCGGCATCGCCTTCGCCCAGGAAGGCGAGAAAGCCACGACCCTCGACCGCATCGAGGTGACGGGTTCGCGCATCAAGCGCGCCGACATCGAAACGTCCCAGCCGATCTTCTCGCTCAGCCGCGACGACATCACGGCGCAGGGCCTGACCTCGGTCGGCGACGTGATCCAGAACATCACCGCCAACGGTTCGACGCTCAACAGCACCTACAACAACGGCGGTAACGGCGAGACGCGCGTCAACCTGCGCAACCTCGGTTCCAACCGCACGCTGGTGCTGGTCAACGGTCGTCGCTGGGTTGGTGGCACGGGCCTGGGCGGCGCGGTCGACCTCAACACGATCCCGACCGCCGCGGTCGAGCGCATCGAAGTGCTGAAGGACGGCGCATCGACGATCTACGGTTCCGACGCCATCGCCGGCGTGGTCAACGTGATCCTGCGCCAGAACTTCGAAGGCGCCGAAGCCAACGCCTACATCGGCCAGTTCGACAAGGGCGACGGTACCCGCCAGGCCTACGACTTCATCATCGGCACGAGCGGCGACCGCTTCTCGGCGATGCTGGGCTACGGCTACGTCAAGGAAGAGCCGGTCATGGCCGGCGACCGCTACATCTCGAAGGAGCCGACCTACACCACCGGCAACTTCTTCGGTTCCGGCACCAGCCCGAACGGCCGCTTCGGCGCCGGCGAAGGCTGCCAGCGCCAGAACGCCGCCGGCCAGCTGCTGTGGACGCGCGCCGACGGCCAGCCGGGCTTCGTGACGACGCCGCAGTTCGACGAGGAAGGCAACGAGCTGCAGGCCCGCGTGGCGCGTGGCGCCAAGCTGCCGGGTTCGGCCCTCTGCGTTCCGGGCACCCTCACCTACGACGGCCCGGGCACGGCCGCCCGTCCGTACGTGCCGGGCGCCGACGCGTACAACTTCGCTCCGGAAAACTACCTGCTCACGCCGCAGGAGCGCCGCTCGGTCTTCGGTAACGCCTCGGTCGACATCACCGACGACATCCGCTTCAAGACCACGGTGACCTACAACGAGCGCGTCTCCGAGCAGCTGCTCGCCGCCATGCCGGTCACGCTCGGCCAGCCGGTCGCCGGCACGCCGGCGGGCACGGTCGTCATCGACGCCGACAACGCCTACAACCCGTTCGGCGAAGACATCACCCGCATCAGCCGTCGTACGACGGAAACCGGCGGTCGTTCGTTCAACCAGGACGTGCGCACCTTCGCGATGACGGCCGGCCTGGAAGGCACGCTGAACTTCGCCGAGAAGTACTTCGACTGGGAAGCGGGCTACTTCCGCGGCCAGAACAAGGCGAACAACACCACCTTCGGCCTGTTCAACGTCGAAGCCCTGCGCAGCGCGCTCGGCCCGTCGTTCGTCGACGCCGACGGCACGCTCAAGTGCGGCACCTCGGCCGATACCGTCATCGACGGCTGCGTCCCGATGAACTTCCTCGGCGGCGTGGGCGGCATCACGCAGGAAATGCTGGACTACTCGACGTTCACCGCGCACGACGAGTACAGCTACACCCAGCAGTCCTACTACGCCAACATCAGCGGCGACCTGTTCGCGCTGCCGGGCGGCCCGCTGGGCTTCTCGTTCGGCCTGGAACACCGCACCGAAGACGGCTACGACTCGCCGGACGCGCTGATCAACTCCGGCAGCACCACGGGCAACGCGCGCACCGCGACCGCCGGTGGTTACAAGCTGGACGAGGCCTACCTCGAACTGGCCGTGCCGGTGCTGAGCGACGTGCCGTTCGCCAAGCTGCTCGACTTCTCGCTGGCCACGCGCTACTCGGACTACTCGAACTTCGGCGACACGCTCAACAGCAAGTTCGGTTTCCGCTGGAAGCCGATCGAAGACCTGCTGGTCCGCGGTAACTGGTCCGAGGGCTTCCGCGCTCCGTCGATCGCCGAACTGTTCGCCGGCCAGGCCGACTCGTTCCCGACCCTGTCCGACCCCTGCAACAGCTCGAACTTCGCGACGCTGGCCCCGCAGGCGCAGGCACAGTGCTTGGCCGAAGGCGTTCCGGCTGGCGGCTACCGCCAGGACAGCCAGCAGATCCGCATCACCGTCGGCGGCAACCCGGACCTGAAGCCCGAGAAGGCCGAGTCGACCACGTTCGGCTTCGTCTACAGCCCGAGCTACGTCGAAGGCCTGGACGTGTCGCTTGACTGGTGGACGATCAAGATCGAAGACGCCATCACCACCATCGGTGGCGAAACGATCATCCAGCAGTGCGTGGATTCCGGCGGCGCCGGCCAGACCTGCGGTCTGTACACCCGTCAGTCCGACGGCAACATCCTGACCCTGATCAACACCACCACGAACATCGGTGGCACCAAGGTCGAGGGTTACGACCTGACCGTCGGTTACCGCCTGCCGGAAACCGCGTGGGGCAAGTTCAGCTTCACGTGGGACACGACCTACCTGGCCGAGCAGAAGGACGACATCGACGGCGACGGCGTGTACGGCGAAGACAACCAGCTCGCCCCGGCGATCGGCCAGCCGCTGCACTACAACGAAGGCGGCAACCTCGTCGGCGAGTACCTGCAGAACGACAACAAGTGGCGCATCCGTTCGAACCTGATGGCCCGTTGGGAACTGGGCGACTGGGGCGCGACCTGGAGCGTTCGCTACTACTCGTCGCAGGACGAGTCGTGCAGCCCGGCGTACGAAGAGTACGGCTTCGGCTACCTGTGCACCGACGGCGACCGCCGTATCGGCATCCCGACCGACGCCAACAACAACGGCGTGTGGGACGGCACCGCCGGCGGCGACACGATCGAGTCGATCCTGGATCCGCAGCACCACATCGGCGCCACCACGTACCACGACGTTTCGGTCTACTGGAACGCCCCGTGGAACGCGAAGATCGCCATCGGCGTCAACAACCTGTTCGACAAGAACCCGCCGATCGTGCTCAACGCGTTCGCCAACACGTTCGACCCGCAGTACGAGCTGCCGGGCCAGTTCATCTACTTCCGCTACTCGCAGAAGTTCTGA
- a CDS encoding TonB-dependent receptor translates to MNPKTTKLRDAIRVTLALGTTTAAGMGAAQAQEPAPASPQEATTLDRIEVTGSRIKRADIETSQPIFSLSRDDITAQGLTSVGDVIQNITANGSTLNTTFNNGGNGDTGVSLRNLGANRTLVLVNGRRWVGGASGTGLGGQVDLNSIPTAAVERIEVLKDGASAIYGSDAIAGVVNVILRQNFEGAEANAYLGVYDKGDGFRQSYDFTIGSASDRFAVMLGFGYVKEEPVWAGDRYISKEPIYTTGAALGGSSTTPNGNFSMRFGECFTDPDDPDSATRCRPDGTPGSFTYNPGAGAANWRNFTNNDIYNFAPDNYLLTPQERRSVFGNASVDITDNVRFKTTLTYNERQSEQLLAAMPITLGVPVAGTNAGNVVISADSIYNPFGEDIDWVQRRAVETGGRRFEQDVRTFAMNAGFEGTLNWGEKYYDWEAGYFYGRNKANNTTNGLFNVISLGNALGPSFIDAEGVPTCGTPDDPIAGCVPMNMLGGVGSLTQDMLDYTTFVAHDEYSYTQKTYYANIGGDLFDLPGGPLGFSVGLEHRSEDGYDSPDALINSGNTTGNARTATSGGYTVDEAYLELAIPVLADVPGAKLLDFSLATRYSDYSNFGDTLNSKFGFRWKPIEDLLIRGNWSEGFRAPSIAELFAGQADSFPQVSDPCNQTNFGNQTAPAQARCRAEGVPEGGYAQNNTQIRITVGGNPNLQPEKAESTTAGFVYSPSFVEGLDVSLDWWKIKIEDAITTVGAAPIIQQCIDSGGTGSTCDLYSRQPGGEILTLLNTTVNIGGTKVEGWDMTVSYRLPETSWGKFSFTWDTTYLSEFLNDLDGDGRYGEDVFREPAIGSEMEANEGGNLVGEYDGPNLLNYWRIRSNLAARWEKGDWGATWNVRYYSDQTEPCQTFEDYGYGWLCTTTDRFRSQPTDVNGNGVWDGEAGGDGFTTVAANEHHVGAATYHDASVYWNAPWNAKVTFGINNLFDKNPPIAYTSFANSFDPQYDLPGRFIYFRYSQKF, encoded by the coding sequence ATGAATCCGAAAACAACGAAGCTCCGGGACGCAATTCGCGTGACGCTCGCCCTGGGCACAACGACGGCGGCGGGCATGGGTGCGGCACAGGCCCAGGAACCCGCCCCGGCCTCCCCGCAGGAAGCGACCACCCTCGATCGCATCGAAGTCACCGGTTCGCGCATCAAGCGCGCCGACATCGAGACCTCGCAGCCGATCTTCTCGCTCAGTCGCGACGACATCACCGCGCAGGGCCTGACCTCCGTCGGCGACGTGATCCAGAACATCACCGCCAACGGTTCCACGCTCAACACGACCTTCAACAACGGCGGTAACGGCGACACCGGCGTCAGCCTGCGCAACCTCGGCGCGAACCGGACGCTGGTACTGGTCAACGGCCGTCGCTGGGTCGGCGGCGCGTCCGGCACCGGCCTCGGGGGACAGGTCGACCTCAACTCCATCCCGACCGCTGCGGTCGAGCGCATCGAAGTGCTGAAGGATGGCGCGTCCGCGATCTACGGTTCGGATGCCATCGCCGGCGTGGTCAACGTGATCCTGCGCCAGAATTTCGAAGGCGCCGAAGCGAACGCGTACCTCGGCGTGTACGACAAGGGCGACGGTTTCCGCCAGTCGTACGACTTCACCATCGGCAGCGCATCCGACCGCTTCGCCGTGATGCTGGGCTTCGGCTACGTCAAGGAAGAACCCGTGTGGGCGGGCGACCGCTACATCTCCAAGGAGCCGATCTACACGACCGGCGCGGCGCTGGGCGGCAGTTCGACCACGCCGAACGGCAATTTCTCCATGCGTTTCGGCGAGTGCTTCACCGATCCGGACGATCCGGACTCGGCCACGCGCTGCCGTCCCGACGGCACGCCCGGCAGCTTCACCTACAACCCCGGCGCGGGCGCAGCCAACTGGCGCAACTTCACCAACAACGACATCTACAACTTCGCGCCCGACAACTACCTGCTCACGCCGCAGGAACGCCGCTCGGTGTTCGGCAACGCGTCGGTGGACATCACCGACAACGTCCGCTTCAAGACCACGCTGACCTACAACGAACGACAGTCCGAACAGCTGCTGGCGGCCATGCCGATCACGCTCGGCGTGCCGGTCGCAGGCACCAACGCGGGCAACGTCGTCATCAGCGCCGACAGCATCTACAACCCGTTCGGCGAGGACATCGACTGGGTGCAGCGTCGCGCCGTGGAAACCGGCGGTCGCCGGTTCGAGCAGGACGTGCGCACCTTCGCGATGAACGCCGGGTTCGAAGGCACGTTGAACTGGGGCGAGAAGTACTACGACTGGGAAGCCGGTTACTTCTACGGTCGCAACAAGGCCAACAACACCACCAACGGCCTGTTCAACGTGATCTCGCTGGGTAACGCGCTCGGTCCGTCGTTCATCGATGCCGAGGGCGTCCCGACCTGCGGCACGCCCGACGACCCGATCGCCGGCTGCGTACCGATGAACATGCTCGGCGGCGTGGGCAGCCTCACGCAGGACATGCTCGACTACACCACCTTCGTCGCGCACGACGAGTACAGCTACACGCAGAAGACCTACTACGCCAACATCGGCGGCGATCTGTTCGACCTGCCGGGCGGTCCGCTCGGGTTCTCGGTCGGCCTGGAACACCGCAGCGAAGACGGCTACGACTCCCCCGACGCACTGATCAATTCCGGCAACACCACCGGCAACGCGCGCACCGCGACATCCGGCGGTTACACCGTCGACGAGGCGTACCTGGAACTCGCGATTCCGGTGCTTGCCGACGTGCCCGGCGCGAAGCTGCTCGACTTCTCGCTGGCCACGCGTTACTCGGACTACAGCAACTTCGGCGACACGCTCAACAGCAAGTTCGGTTTCCGCTGGAAGCCGATCGAAGACCTGCTGATCCGCGGCAACTGGTCCGAAGGCTTCCGTGCACCGTCGATCGCCGAACTGTTCGCCGGCCAGGCCGACTCCTTCCCGCAGGTCAGCGACCCCTGCAACCAGACCAACTTCGGTAACCAGACCGCGCCCGCGCAGGCCCGCTGCCGCGCCGAAGGCGTGCCGGAGGGCGGCTACGCGCAGAACAACACGCAGATCCGCATCACCGTCGGCGGCAACCCGAACCTGCAGCCGGAAAAGGCCGAATCGACCACCGCCGGCTTCGTCTACAGCCCGAGCTTCGTCGAAGGCCTCGACGTTTCGCTGGACTGGTGGAAGATCAAGATCGAGGACGCGATCACCACCGTCGGCGCCGCGCCGATCATCCAGCAGTGCATCGACTCCGGCGGCACCGGCTCGACCTGCGATCTCTACAGCCGCCAGCCCGGTGGCGAGATCCTGACGCTGCTCAACACCACGGTGAACATCGGCGGCACCAAGGTCGAAGGTTGGGACATGACGGTGAGCTATCGCCTGCCCGAAACCTCGTGGGGCAAGTTCAGCTTCACCTGGGATACGACGTACCTGTCCGAGTTCCTCAACGACCTGGACGGCGACGGTCGCTACGGCGAGGACGTCTTCCGCGAGCCGGCCATCGGCAGCGAAATGGAGGCCAACGAAGGCGGCAACCTGGTCGGCGAATACGACGGCCCGAACCTGCTCAACTACTGGCGCATCCGTTCGAACCTGGCGGCGCGCTGGGAGAAGGGCGACTGGGGCGCGACCTGGAACGTGCGCTACTACTCCGACCAGACCGAGCCCTGCCAGACGTTCGAGGACTACGGTTACGGCTGGCTGTGCACGACCACCGACCGCTTCCGCAGCCAGCCGACCGACGTCAACGGCAACGGCGTGTGGGACGGCGAGGCCGGCGGCGACGGCTTCACCACCGTGGCGGCGAACGAGCACCACGTCGGTGCCGCGACCTACCACGATGCGAGCGTCTACTGGAACGCACCCTGGAACGCGAAGGTGACTTTCGGCATCAACAACCTGTTCGACAAGAACCCGCCGATCGCCTACACCTCGTTCGCCAACTCGTTCGATCCGCAGTACGACCTGCCGGGACGCTTCATCTACTTCCGGTATTCGCAGAAGTTCTGA
- a CDS encoding TIGR02466 family protein: protein MSFEIRPVFSVPFAQDVLPEASAINPQLRALILAREAEGARYANPNPSLQQQPGVFESDFNLFAWPQACIQQLRQFCWATLGRTIADLNGYSAEEMKQLQIFSHTWFHVTRKGGFTINHTHPMASWSGVYCVDPGTTPEDRPDSGVLRFHNPHHYSNYFLDAGNARLRPPYHHGTWNVRFQAGQLVLFPSWLQHEVMPFHGDDERITIAFNCWFGMKNG, encoded by the coding sequence ATGTCCTTCGAGATCCGCCCCGTCTTCTCGGTTCCCTTCGCGCAGGACGTGCTGCCCGAGGCCAGCGCGATCAATCCGCAACTGCGCGCCTTGATCCTCGCGCGCGAAGCCGAAGGCGCGCGCTACGCGAACCCGAATCCGTCGTTGCAGCAGCAGCCGGGCGTGTTCGAAAGCGACTTCAACCTGTTCGCGTGGCCGCAGGCCTGCATCCAGCAGCTGCGCCAGTTCTGCTGGGCGACGCTCGGCCGCACCATCGCCGACCTCAACGGCTACAGCGCCGAGGAGATGAAGCAGCTGCAGATCTTCTCGCACACCTGGTTCCATGTGACGCGAAAGGGCGGCTTCACCATCAACCACACGCATCCGATGGCGTCGTGGTCGGGCGTGTATTGCGTGGACCCGGGCACGACGCCGGAAGACCGGCCCGATTCGGGCGTGCTGCGCTTCCACAACCCGCATCACTACAGCAACTACTTCCTCGACGCCGGCAACGCGCGGCTGCGTCCGCCGTATCACCACGGCACCTGGAACGTGCGTTTCCAGGCCGGGCAACTGGTGCTGTTCCCGTCGTGGCTGCAGCACGAGGTCATGCCGTTCCATGGCGATGACGAACGCATCACCATCGCGTTCAACTGCTGGTTCGGCATGAAGAACGGCTGA
- a CDS encoding tetratricopeptide repeat-containing sulfotransferase family protein yields MNVATLWQRAETYAKQGQWAAALSAYDGVLEHDPGHVMAMLRASRMALSLGRYRDSRDYAVRALAARPQGDEAVLNLARALRLFNEPALLMECLAHSRWEERRSAAWLTEVAMLVSTSGENELAMQLLDLAVQRDARHAPARYFRGVVHMFFGQMDEADRELEQCIAILPTYAQAHWVLSRLRKQTPDNNHVARMKALIPRVPPGSESRVYLAYAVHNETHDIGAYEESWQALDHACRTKRQLTPHDRTDARRMFEGLMKTCDAAFVDAGRAHADEPAPYRPVFVVGMHRSGSTLLEQLLGGHPDVTDGGETYSFTSQMRYFADYRSRGVLDAELVRRADKVDYAALGRRFLEHTAARTKGRAVLTEKLPSNFLNLGFIARALPHARILHMVRDPVDTCFSNLRTMFSDVNTFSYDQRELAEWYGQYRRLMDHWHAVMPGRILDVRYDALVADPEGVMRQVLAFCGLPWDTAATTLDRPGAVATASSPQMRGGIIKDRKAAWAPYADKLGPLLEGLAPWREPTPAP; encoded by the coding sequence ATGAACGTCGCAACGCTCTGGCAGCGCGCCGAGACCTACGCCAAGCAGGGCCAGTGGGCTGCCGCGCTGTCCGCCTACGACGGCGTGCTCGAACACGACCCCGGCCACGTCATGGCCATGCTGCGCGCCTCGCGCATGGCGCTGTCGCTCGGCCGTTATCGCGATTCGCGCGACTACGCCGTGCGCGCGCTGGCGGCGCGGCCGCAAGGCGACGAGGCGGTACTGAACCTCGCGCGCGCGCTTCGTCTGTTCAACGAGCCCGCGTTGCTGATGGAGTGCCTGGCGCATTCGCGCTGGGAGGAGCGGCGTTCCGCTGCGTGGCTGACGGAAGTCGCCATGCTGGTGAGCACCAGCGGCGAGAACGAACTGGCGATGCAATTGCTGGACCTTGCCGTGCAGCGCGACGCGCGGCACGCGCCGGCGCGCTATTTCCGCGGCGTGGTGCACATGTTCTTCGGCCAGATGGACGAGGCCGATCGCGAACTGGAGCAGTGCATCGCCATCCTGCCGACTTACGCGCAGGCGCACTGGGTGCTTTCGCGCCTGCGCAAGCAGACGCCGGACAACAACCACGTCGCGCGCATGAAGGCGCTCATCCCGCGCGTGCCGCCGGGCAGCGAAAGCCGCGTGTACCTCGCCTACGCCGTGCACAACGAGACGCACGACATCGGCGCCTACGAGGAATCCTGGCAGGCGCTCGACCACGCCTGCCGCACCAAGCGCCAGCTCACGCCGCACGACCGGACCGACGCACGACGCATGTTCGAAGGCCTGATGAAGACGTGCGATGCCGCGTTCGTCGACGCCGGGCGCGCCCACGCCGACGAACCGGCGCCGTACCGGCCGGTGTTCGTCGTCGGCATGCACCGCTCCGGCAGCACGTTGCTGGAGCAACTGCTGGGCGGGCATCCGGACGTCACCGATGGCGGCGAGACGTACTCGTTCACCTCGCAGATGCGCTACTTCGCCGACTACCGCAGCCGCGGCGTGCTCGACGCGGAACTGGTGCGGCGGGCGGACAAGGTCGATTACGCCGCGCTCGGCCGGCGTTTCCTGGAGCACACGGCCGCGCGCACGAAGGGCAGGGCGGTGCTGACCGAGAAGCTGCCGTCGAACTTCCTCAACCTGGGCTTCATCGCCCGCGCCCTGCCGCACGCGCGCATCCTGCACATGGTGCGCGACCCGGTCGACACGTGCTTTTCGAACCTGCGCACGATGTTCTCCGACGTGAATACGTTCTCCTACGACCAGCGCGAACTGGCCGAGTGGTACGGCCAGTACCGGCGGCTGATGGACCACTGGCACGCGGTGATGCCGGGCCGGATCCTGGACGTACGCTACGACGCGCTGGTGGCCGACCCCGAAGGCGTGATGCGACAGGTGCTCGCGTTCTGCGGCCTGCCGTGGGACACGGCGGCGACCACACTGGACCGTCCCGGCGCCGTGGCGACCGCCAGCAGCCCGCAGATGCGTGGCGGCATCATCAAGGACCGCAAGGCAGCCTGGGCGCCGTACGCCGACAAGCTGGGTCCGCTGCTCGAAGGCCTGGCCCCCTGGCGTGAGCCGACGCCGGCCCCTTAA
- a CDS encoding DUF4097 family beta strand repeat-containing protein yields the protein MTRAHIQRLAFGLALLTAHGAFAATPINESRPLDPRGRVEIENLKGNVQVRAWDKPEVKIEGSLGQGVERLEIDGDREHLSIRVKYPNRSGMGVFGGSDKSEPTDLVLMVPIRADLDIDVVSADVNIEGVASNELSVDSVSGEVTVAAAPREADFDSVSGDLMLTINSSRVSAETVSGDLNLRGRLDGEVRVETVSGRVDVSTLNTRVQKLSGSTVSGDIRINTALANNGRVTLETVSGDLDLTLPRSLSANVRGESFSGDLTAPGAQINRPKHGPGSSFDHRYGNGDGDVSIESFSGDATLRLE from the coding sequence ATGACCCGCGCCCACATCCAACGCCTCGCATTCGGCCTGGCCCTGCTGACGGCGCACGGCGCCTTCGCCGCCACGCCGATCAACGAGTCGCGTCCGCTGGACCCGCGCGGCCGGGTCGAGATCGAAAACCTCAAGGGCAACGTCCAGGTCCGCGCCTGGGACAAGCCGGAAGTGAAGATCGAAGGCAGCCTCGGTCAGGGCGTGGAACGCCTGGAAATCGACGGCGACCGCGAGCACCTCAGCATCCGCGTGAAGTACCCCAACCGCAGCGGCATGGGCGTGTTCGGCGGAAGCGACAAGAGCGAGCCGACCGACCTGGTGCTGATGGTGCCGATCCGCGCCGACCTCGACATCGACGTGGTCTCCGCCGACGTGAACATCGAAGGTGTCGCGTCGAACGAGCTGTCGGTCGACTCGGTCAGCGGCGAGGTCACCGTCGCCGCCGCGCCGCGCGAAGCCGACTTCGACAGCGTCAGCGGCGACCTGATGCTCACCATCAATTCCAGCCGCGTCAGCGCGGAAACGGTGAGCGGCGACCTCAACCTGCGCGGCCGCCTCGACGGCGAGGTGCGCGTCGAAACGGTGTCCGGCCGCGTCGATGTGTCCACGCTCAACACGCGCGTGCAGAAGCTGTCGGGCTCTACAGTGTCGGGCGACATCCGCATCAACACCGCGCTGGCGAACAACGGCCGCGTCACGCTGGAAACCGTCAGCGGCGACCTCGACCTCACGCTGCCCAGGAGCCTGTCGGCGAACGTGCGCGGCGAGAGTTTCAGCGGCGACCTGACTGCGCCGGGCGCGCAGATCAACCGGCCCAAACACGGCCCGGGTTCGAGCTTCGACCACCGTTACGGCAACGGCGATGGCGATGTATCGATCGAAAGTTTTTCGGGCGACGCGACGTTGCGGCTGGAGTGA